The following coding sequences are from one Polynucleobacter sp. JS-JIR-II-50 window:
- a CDS encoding DsbE family thiol:disulfide interchange protein, with amino-acid sequence MKAKFLIPLILFVGLVVFLAIGLNRDPHEVPSPLINKLAPAFEVSQLADANKTFSPVSMKGQVWILNVWASWCVACREEHPVLVELAKSHMAPVIGLDYKDKREDALAMLAKQGNPYALSAFDGNGRVGIDYGVYGVPETYIVDKAGVIRFKHIGPLTMDLLNQKIYPMLSELKKS; translated from the coding sequence ATGAAAGCAAAATTTCTAATCCCTCTGATCTTGTTTGTAGGTTTGGTAGTCTTTTTGGCTATTGGCTTAAATCGTGATCCACATGAAGTGCCTTCACCATTAATTAACAAGTTGGCGCCTGCATTTGAAGTTTCTCAATTGGCTGATGCTAATAAAACATTTTCACCGGTAAGCATGAAGGGGCAGGTATGGATTCTGAATGTTTGGGCATCCTGGTGCGTAGCTTGTCGTGAAGAGCATCCGGTGTTGGTTGAGCTTGCTAAGTCCCATATGGCGCCAGTGATTGGTTTGGACTACAAAGATAAGCGTGAAGATGCTCTGGCAATGCTGGCAAAACAGGGCAATCCTTATGCACTCTCTGCTTTTGACGGCAATGGACGTGTTGGTATTGATTACGGTGTCTATGGTGTGCCTGAGACTTACATCGTCGATAAGGCAGGAGTGATTCGCTTTAAACACATTGGCCCGTTAACAATGGATTTATTGAATCAAAAAATTTATCCTATGCTGAGTGAGTTAAAGAAATCATGA